A single genomic interval of Anoplopoma fimbria isolate UVic2021 breed Golden Eagle Sablefish unplaced genomic scaffold, Afim_UVic_2022 Un_contig_12770_pilon_pilon, whole genome shotgun sequence harbors:
- the LOC129116159 gene encoding LOW QUALITY PROTEIN: collagen alpha-1(I) chain-like (The sequence of the model RefSeq protein was modified relative to this genomic sequence to represent the inferred CDS: inserted 2 bases in 1 codon) yields GAPGPLGRQGPQGPPGFPGPQGPQGQKGHRGDEGPTGAGGLKGDSGSVGVPGFPGLEGLPGHPGPAGGPGFPGLDGCNGTRGERGDPGLPGRPGPDGELGFAGLKGFPGDQAVRFIQYAGIPGDVGLVGLPGRQGELGLAGPMGVLGPTGPDGTNGIPGRPGSRGPPGEKGRSLPGQKGDEGDQGLRGRGLKGPGLFEYVDPPEDLYIKGEKGTQGFKGVCGRSGLPGLDTLQGIKGEKGIVGFPGPRGFYGNPGYPGERGFKGIRGSPGLPGLIGREGPKGMLGDPGPKGLPQEVNVTHSGDIGELGAPGLRGPPGDMGLMGMHGPPGAPGRSIPGPEGVLGQSGVPGSRGDKGDPGPLYRDPPTPGEPGKPGCPGPKGLKGEQGRPGSYCFPGAPGESGDPGDQGPLGTMGFPGFKGGPGACSCGPTFIVRGPPGSVGDPGSPGYPGPQVAPGPRGENGFPGDTGEQGQQGLGGFPGVKGFKGQKGDFIVVDFKGEKGNQGQLGPSGRQGFSGRRGLDGPLGAPGNPGPEGESFPSSPGDRGPPGLSGQKGSSGPSGPPGRGVVGAVGQRGDPGDPGPEGLPGPPGPKGVRGDTLPCVPRNPGPPGEKGDTGDAGYRGMPGPPGFRGLTGPDGPKGDKGRPGLPGPPGGQGPPGFVGDTGEEGPEGFSYGGDPGSPGLPGSSGLRGPAGDSDVGPSGPIGVPGRPGSPGPKGVPGPPGITGLKGLLGLAGGPGVQGQRGQDGAPGKPGPQGPTADFCDPGKPGSRSLSGPQGPIGPPGFYGEKGEIGQVGPPGIGPQGPRGKPGSPGFPGYPGPQGPPGPGGDSGLPGFDGQKGLVGPRGQDGGPGTPGRTGALGALGRTGERGSNGRDGGPGCEGRKGEKGCKGVLGPQGETVGVPIRGGRGKDGPSGINGFHGPRGNKGVGGADGKPGYPGINGPTGIVGLPGPPGRYGQPGPPGSPGRTGPPGFIGFPGETGDPGDLGCPGNDGEPGSQGCTGPTGDKGDSHGSPGPPGDKGPPGDLGPSGPPGPRGDPEGPGFIGAPGQRGCKGDLGHQGELGPPGVVGPSGPRGRSGLPGLPGKAGADGPPGPPGFQGLPGPPGPLGLHGLDGLKGVKGDMGTRGLGQTGPQGSIGLPGDKGPPGPPGPVGSSQPGPPGPTGTPGPKGPPGDSGPPGESGPDCKSPIPGPRGDPGPGGTDGDPGCAGDVGDPGQNPPVPGDDGDNGDTGCLGPGGPQGPQGPEGTPGNPGNPGVKGLRGPSGLMGLPGNRGPRGCTGPNGPPGPRGSTGPVGPKGEKGRVSPCPTYPPDXPGPPGPPGLPGMDGDVGIRGEIGWIGPKGRKGDLGSEGPIGPEGSPGPDGGRGGPGRLGESGVLGAKGDPGPMGDQGLPGPSKNLNSGFLLVLHSQSKMVPSCPLNMRVLWVGYSLLYLEGQEKAHTQDLGQAGSCMRVFSTMPFSSCNMGTCSYASRNDKSYWLSTTAAVPSLPVGGASIEEHISRCVVCEASSSPVALHSQTSTHPDCPPHWRSLWTGYSFLMHTGAGDEGGGQSLTSSGSCLTDFRAQPFVECQGPRGTCHYFANIYSFWLTRVERTASNRDPASSPTTLTEGWQQRESIGRCNVCMRE; encoded by the exons GGTGCTCCAGGTCCTCTGGGGCGGCAGGGCCCTCAGGGGCCCCCAGGCTTCCCGGGCCCTCAGGGGCCTCAAGGACAGAAGGGCCATAGAGGAGACGAGGGGCCGACAGGAGCAGGAGGACTGAAAGGAGACTCG gGGAGTGTCGGCGTTCCCGGTTTTCCAGGTTTAGAAGGACTCCCG ggtCACCCGGGTCCTGCTGGAGGTCCTGGTTTTCCAGGTCTGGACGGATGTAACGgaaccagaggagagagaggagacccTGGACTCCCTGGAAGACCAGGACCTGATGGAGAACTG GGTTTCGCTGGACTGAAGGGATTTCCAGGAGATCAAGCCGTGAGATTCATACAGTACGCTGGAATACCT GGAGACGTCGGTCTGGTTGGACTTCCTGGTCGACAG GGTGAACTGGGTCTGGCCGGTCCGATGGGAGTTCTGGGTCCTACGGGACCGGACGGGACCAAC GGTATCCCTGGTCGGCCCGGCTCCAGGGGTCCACCT ggagAAAAAGGTCGATCTCTGCCGGGACAGAAAGGAGACGAG GGGGATCAGGGCCTCAGGGGGAGGGGCCTCAAGGGGCCGGGGCTGTTTGAGTACGTCGACCCTCCAGAAGACCTGTACATCAAAGGAGAAAAG GGTACTCAGGGGTTTAAAGGAGTCTGTGGAAGGTCAGGACTGCCG gGTTTGGACACTCTCCAAGGGATCAAAGGGGAGAAAGGCATTGTGGGATTTCCTGGTCCCAGG ggATTTTATGGAAACCCCGGTTATCCCGGAGAGAGAGGGTTCAAG gggatTCGAGGAAGTCCAGGTCTCCCAGGTCTGATTGGACGAGAAGGTCCTAAG GGCATGCTGGGAGATCCAGGTCCTAAAGGCCTCCCTCAGGAGGTGAACGTCACACACTCAG GTGACATCGGAGAACTCGGGGCCCCCGGACTGAGGGGCCCCCCAGGAGACatggggctgatgggaatgcaCGGCCCCCCCGGAGCCCCCGGCAGATCCATACCTG GTCCGGAAGGTGTTTTGGGTCAGAGTGGAGTTCCAGGATCCAGAGGGGACAAAGGAGATCCAGGTCCGTTGTACAGAGACCCACCCACACCTGGAGAACCTGGAAAACCAGGATGCCCCGGACCCAAAGGACTGAAGGGAGAACAGGGGAGACCAG GTAGTTACTGTTTTCCCGGGGCCCCAGGAGAGTCTGGGGATCCAGGTGATCAGGGGCCCCTGGGGACCATGGGCTTCCCAGGGTTTAAAG gtggTCCTGGCGCCTGTTCTTGTGGCCCCACATTTATAGTGAGGGGCCCCCCTGGCAGTGTGGGTGACCCGGGGTCTCCGGGGTATCCAGGACCTCAAGTGGCCCCGGGGCCCAGAGGAGAGAACGGTTTTCCTGGAGACACAGGAGAACAAGGACAACAG gGCCTGGGTGGATTTCCAGGTGTGAAAGGGTTCAAAGGTCAGAAAGGAGATTTCATCGTGGTGGATTTTAAAG GTGAGAAAGGAAACCAGGGCCAGCTGGGCCCTTCAGGCAGACAAGGATTCTCAGGGAGAAGAGGGCTCGATGGGCCCCTGGGGGCCCCTGGAAACCCAGGCCCCGAG GGTGAAAGTTTCCCCAGTTCTCCTGGAGACAGAGGCCCCCCTGGTCTTTCAGGGCAAAAGGGTTCATCAGGACCTTCAGGGCCCCCGGGGCGAGGTGTAGTCGGAGCAGTAGGACAAAGGGGGGACCCTGGGGACCCAGGACCTGAGGGACTCCCTGGCCCCCCAGGACCGAAGGGGGTTAGAG GGGACACTCTGCCCTGTGTGCCCAGAAACCCCGGACCCCCCGGAGAGAAAGGAGACACTGGAGATGCAG GTTACAGAGGAATGCCGGGTCCTCCAGGTTTTCGTGGCCTCACTGGACCTGATGGACCCAAAGGTGACAAAGGCCGGCCTGGACTACCTGGACCACCTGGAGGACAAG GACCTCCAGGTTTTGTTGGCGATACCGGAGAAGAAGGACCTGAAGGCTTCAGTTATGGTGGAGATCCAG GCTCTCCGGGGCTCCCAGGCTCTTCTGGACTCAGGGGCCCAGCGGGAGACTCTGATGTCGGGCCCTCAGGACCCATTGGCGTCCCTGGACGACCAGGCTCTCCGGGACCTAAAGGAGTCCCTGGCCCCCCCGGCATCACCGGACTTAAAG GACTCCTGGGTCTGGCTGGGGGCCCCGGAGTGCAGGGCCAGAGAGGACAGGATGGGGCCCCAGGCAAACCCGGCCCCCAGGGGCCCACAGCCGACTTCTGTGACCCCGGAAAACCTGGTTCCAGGAGCCTCTCAGGCCCTCAGGGGCCCATAGGACCACCAG GTTTTTACGGGGAGAAAGGTGAGATCGGGCAGGTGGGTCCTCCAGGTATTGGCCCTCAAGGCCCTAGAGGTAAACCGGGCTCTCCAGGTTTCCCGGGGTATCCGGGGCCTCAGGGCCCCCCTGGTCCCGGCGGAGACTCCGGGCTGCCGGGGTTCGATGGTCAGAAAG GTCTGGTGGGGCCGCGGGGCCAGGACGGAGGGCCAGGGACCCCTGGACGGACCGGGGCCCTCGGAGCCCTGGGGAGGACGGGGGAGCGAGGGTCCAATGGACGAGACGGAGGTCCAGGATGTGAGGGCCGGAAAGGAGAGAAAG GCTGTAAAGGGGTCCTGGGGCCTCAGGGAGAGACCGTGGGGGTCCCCatcagaggaggcagagggaaaGACGGACCATCTGGCATCAACGGCTTCCATGGACCACGAG GAAATAAAGGTGTGGGAGGAGCTGATGGAAAGCCGGGGTATCCGGGCATCAACGGACCCACGGGCATCGTAGGACTTCCTGGACCCCCTGGACGCTACGGACAACCGGGACCTCCAGGATCACCGGGACGCACAGGACCACCAGGATTCATCGGCTTCCCAGGGGAGACCGGAGATCCG GGTGACCTGGGGTGTCCGGGGAACGATGGAGAACCGGGTAGCCAAGGATGTACTGGACCCACAG GTGATAAAGGAGACTCCCACGGTAGTCCTGGTCCACCTGGAGACAAGGGGCCTCCTGGAGACTTGGGGCCCTCAG GACCTCCTGGACCTCGAGGAGATCCTGAAGGACCCGGTTTCATCGGGGCACCGGGGCAGAGAGGATGCAAAGGAGATCTAGGCCATCAGGGGGAACTGGGCCCACCAG GTGTGGTGGGTCCTTCAGGTCCCAGAGGTCGTTCCGGTCTTCCAGGTCTTCCTGGTAAGGCGGGTGCTGATGGTCCTCCAGGACCTCCAGGCTTTCAAGGACTCCCAG GTCCTCCTGGACCACTGGGCCTCCATGGACTGGACGGACTGAAAGGAGTGAAGGGAGACATGGGGACCAGAG GTCTGGGTCAAACTGGTCCTCAAGGTTCTATTGGTCTTCCGGGGGATAAAGGTCCTCCAGGTCCCCCAGGACCCGTTGGTTCATCTCAACCGGGCCCACCAGGACCCACTGGCACCCCAGGACCCAAAG GACCACCAGGGGATTCTGGACCTCCAGGTGAATCTGGACCAGACTGTAAAAGTCCAATCCCAGGACCTCGTGGAGATCCTGGTCCCGGTGGAACAGATGGAGATCCAG GGTGTGCTGGTGACGTGGGAGATCCAGGCCAGAACCCTCCAGTACCTGGAGATGATGGGGACAACGGGGACACAGGGTGCCTGGGACCAGGGGGCCCACAGGGACCTCAGGGGCCCGAAGGAACACCAGGCAACCCGGGAAATCCAGGAGTGAAAG gtTTACGGGGACCTTCTGGTCTGATGGGACTACCTGGTAATCGGGGTCCTAGAGGCTGTACCGGTCCCAATGGACCTCCAGGACCAAGGGGATCCACTGGACCGGTGGGTCCAAAGGGGGAAAAGGGACGGGTCTCACCCTGCCCGACTTACCCCCCCGA ACCGGGGCCCCCAGGACCTCCAGGACTCCCCGGTATGGATGGAGATGTCGGCATCCGGGGAGAAATCGGCTGGATAGGACCCAAAG GTCGGAAGGGGGACCTCGGGTCTGAGGGACCCATAGGCCCTGAGGGGTCCCCGGGTCCAGATGGAGGCCGAGGAGGGCCAGGCCGGCTAGGGGAGAGTGGAGTCTTGGGAGCCAAAG GTGATCCCGGTCCAATGGGTGACCAAGGTCTTCCTGGACCATCCAAAAACTTGAACTCGGGCTTCTTGTTGGTGTTGCACAGCCAATCCAAGATGGTTCCCTCCTGTCCACTGAACATGAGGGTCCTGTGGGTCGGATACAGTCTGCTGTACCTGGAGGGTCAGGAGAAGGCTCACACTCAGGACCTGg GTCAGGCGGGTTCTTGTATGCGGGTGTTCTCCACCATGCCGTTCTCCTCCTGTAACATGGGAACCTGCTCCTACGCCAGCCGTAATGACAAATCCTATTGGCTGTCCACCACGGCGGCCGTCCCCAGCCTCCCGGTGGGCGGAGCCTCCATCGAGGAGCACATCAGCCGCTGTGTGGTGTGTGAAGCCTCCTCCTCACCCGTCGCCCTGCACAGCCAGACCTCCACCCACCCAGACTGCCCCCCCCACTGGAGGAGTCTGTGGACCGGGTACTCCTTCCTCATG